A single genomic interval of Amycolatopsis albispora harbors:
- a CDS encoding pentapeptide repeat-containing protein: MEFLQCRGIGWQLELAQAQDVFVEDSRLDYAVLRIEKVKGHLVLSGCSLREAVITGDVSNVLFTDCDLTGAEFQATRAAGCDLRGSELTGARGLLTLRGATLDASQASSAAAAIVTDAGLLLGD, encoded by the coding sequence GTGGAATTCCTCCAGTGCCGCGGGATCGGCTGGCAACTCGAACTGGCGCAGGCGCAGGACGTGTTCGTCGAGGATTCCCGGCTGGACTACGCGGTGCTCCGGATCGAGAAGGTGAAGGGCCACCTCGTGCTGTCGGGATGTTCATTGCGGGAAGCGGTGATCACCGGTGATGTGTCGAACGTGCTCTTCACCGACTGCGACCTCACCGGCGCCGAGTTCCAGGCCACCAGGGCGGCCGGCTGCGACCTGCGCGGCTCCGAACTGACCGGTGCCCGCGGGCTGCTGACGCTGCGCGGTGCGACCCTGGATGCCAGCCAGGCCAGCTCAGCTGCCGCGGCGATCGTCACCGACGCCGGGCTCCTGCTCGGCGACTGA
- a CDS encoding response regulator transcription factor produces the protein MTIRLLLADDQELIRQALHVMLDLEPDFEVVASVGRGDEVTAAALEHRPHVALLDIDMPGLDGLAAAAVLTAQVPDCRVIILTTFGRTGYLRRAMEAGAVGFVVKDAPADTLADAIRRVAAGERVVDPALAAATLAAGQSPLTARERDVLIAARSGATVAEIAARLYLAEGTVRNYLSGATTKTGTRNRMEALRAADERGWL, from the coding sequence ATGACGATCCGGCTGCTGCTCGCCGACGACCAAGAACTGATCCGACAGGCACTGCACGTGATGCTCGACCTCGAACCGGACTTCGAGGTGGTGGCCTCGGTCGGCCGCGGCGACGAGGTGACCGCCGCGGCACTGGAACACCGCCCCCACGTCGCGCTACTGGACATCGACATGCCCGGGCTGGACGGACTCGCGGCGGCCGCCGTGCTCACCGCACAGGTACCCGACTGCCGCGTGATCATCCTGACCACCTTCGGCCGCACCGGCTACCTACGCCGGGCCATGGAGGCCGGCGCCGTCGGGTTCGTCGTGAAGGACGCCCCGGCCGACACACTCGCCGACGCCATCCGGCGGGTAGCGGCTGGCGAGCGGGTGGTGGACCCGGCGCTGGCCGCGGCCACGCTGGCGGCCGGCCAGTCGCCGCTCACCGCCCGCGAACGCGACGTACTCATCGCCGCCCGCTCCGGCGCCACCGTGGCCGAGATCGCGGCTCGCCTGTACCTCGCCGAGGGCACCGTCCGGAACTACCTGTCCGGGGCCACCACCAAAACCGGCACCCGCAACCGGATGGAGGCCCTGCGGGCGGCCGACGAGCGCGGCTGGCTGTAA
- a CDS encoding sensor histidine kinase — MSASAQVQPGGGTVTDVEDRLESEDLRGLDERRRLLLALGMLCYPFLAGVGVAQHTRGAGLVVGYLLLVAVSACYLAIVVASMRSAWRAYWWLLALMTVLAVLVAPLAHENVLILAAVIVPAAAARVGGRAALGLVGLGAAGCVVVPMLVPGWSTDPAWYYAVAVVFTALLVHAFSRTATANQQLREARAEVARLASEAERNRIARDLHDLLGHSLTAITVKSGLARRLAVGAPPAALAEMESVEQLARQALTDVRAAVSGYQDVTLAGELARGRELLRAAGVAADLPTAYDGVPPERQELFGWVVREGVTNVVRHARASRCTVELTASSVEVRDDGVGGPAGAGSGLDGLRARVAAAGGMLTAGPSRPRGWSLRVEASA, encoded by the coding sequence GTGAGCGCATCCGCGCAGGTCCAGCCAGGTGGCGGTACGGTCACCGACGTGGAGGACCGGCTGGAATCCGAGGATCTGCGTGGCCTGGACGAGCGGCGCCGGCTGCTGCTCGCGCTGGGCATGCTCTGCTACCCGTTCCTGGCCGGCGTCGGCGTCGCCCAGCACACGCGCGGCGCCGGCCTCGTCGTCGGCTACCTGCTGCTGGTGGCCGTCTCCGCTTGCTACCTGGCCATCGTGGTGGCCTCGATGCGATCGGCATGGCGGGCCTACTGGTGGCTGCTGGCGCTCATGACGGTGCTGGCCGTGCTGGTCGCGCCGCTGGCGCACGAGAACGTGCTGATCCTCGCCGCGGTGATCGTGCCGGCAGCGGCAGCGCGCGTTGGCGGTCGAGCGGCGCTTGGTCTCGTGGGTCTGGGCGCCGCAGGGTGCGTCGTGGTGCCGATGCTGGTGCCCGGCTGGAGCACCGACCCGGCCTGGTACTACGCCGTGGCCGTGGTGTTCACCGCACTGCTGGTCCACGCCTTCAGCCGCACCGCTACGGCCAACCAGCAGCTGCGCGAGGCCAGGGCGGAAGTGGCCAGGCTGGCCTCGGAGGCCGAGCGCAACCGGATCGCCCGCGACCTGCACGACCTGCTGGGCCATTCGCTCACCGCCATCACCGTGAAGAGCGGCCTGGCCCGACGGCTGGCCGTCGGCGCACCGCCTGCGGCGCTGGCCGAGATGGAATCGGTGGAGCAGTTGGCCCGCCAGGCGTTGACCGACGTGCGGGCCGCGGTGTCCGGTTACCAGGACGTCACGCTCGCGGGCGAGCTCGCCCGCGGTCGGGAGCTGTTGCGGGCAGCGGGGGTCGCCGCCGACCTGCCCACCGCCTACGACGGGGTGCCGCCGGAACGGCAGGAGCTGTTCGGCTGGGTCGTGCGGGAAGGGGTGACGAACGTGGTGCGGCACGCGCGGGCCAGCCGGTGCACGGTCGAGCTGACCGCGTCCTCCGTGGAGGTGCGCGACGACGGGGTCGGCGGCCCGGCCGGCGCGGGATCCGGGCTGGACGGCCTGCGGGCCAGGGTGGCGGCGGCCGGTGGAATGCTGACCGCCGGCCCGTCGCGGCCCCGTGGGTGGTCACTGCGGGTGGAGGCGTCGGCATGA
- a CDS encoding C40 family peptidase, translating into MSKAATSITALAVVLILLISGSAIAVVQAIFGSSPSGMNCTPTGTASGAPAGYSPEQMSNAATIVAVGKQMGIPEQGWIIAIAAAIQESGLRNLHHGDRDSLGLFQQRPSMGWGTPEQVTTPSYAATKFFEHLHATPGWQHMSLTDAAQAVQGSGFPHAYAQHEPTARTIVAAVAGAHCAPGTGSCDDIQAPTAAAVIAINYACGQLGLPYVWGGNGPDAGHTGFDCSGLTKAAYNAAGITLPRTAHTQFHAGPHVPDDQPLLPGDLVFYGTPAKIHHVGLYLGNGKMINAPTFGQPVQIDNHRHPGDDYAGATRPANG; encoded by the coding sequence GTGAGCAAGGCCGCCACATCGATCACCGCGCTCGCCGTCGTGCTCATCCTCCTGATCAGCGGAAGCGCCATCGCCGTCGTCCAAGCCATCTTCGGCAGCTCACCCAGCGGGATGAACTGCACCCCGACCGGCACCGCCAGCGGCGCACCAGCCGGATACAGCCCGGAGCAAATGAGCAACGCCGCCACCATCGTCGCCGTCGGCAAACAGATGGGCATCCCCGAACAAGGCTGGATCATCGCCATCGCCGCCGCCATCCAGGAATCCGGGCTGCGCAACCTGCACCACGGCGATCGCGACTCCCTCGGTCTGTTCCAGCAGCGCCCCTCCATGGGCTGGGGCACCCCTGAGCAGGTCACCACGCCCAGCTACGCCGCGACCAAGTTCTTCGAGCACCTCCACGCCACCCCCGGCTGGCAGCACATGAGCCTCACCGACGCCGCCCAAGCCGTCCAGGGATCCGGCTTCCCCCACGCCTACGCCCAGCACGAACCCACCGCCCGCACCATCGTCGCCGCCGTCGCCGGAGCCCACTGCGCCCCGGGCACCGGCAGCTGCGACGACATCCAAGCCCCCACCGCCGCGGCCGTGATCGCCATCAACTACGCCTGCGGCCAACTCGGCCTCCCCTACGTCTGGGGCGGCAACGGCCCCGACGCCGGCCACACCGGCTTCGACTGCTCCGGCCTCACCAAAGCCGCCTACAACGCCGCCGGCATCACCCTCCCCCGCACCGCCCACACCCAGTTCCACGCCGGCCCCCACGTCCCGGACGACCAACCTCTACTGCCCGGCGACCTCGTCTTCTACGGCACCCCAGCGAAGATCCACCACGTCGGCCTCTACCTCGGCAACGGCAAAATGATCAACGCCCCCACCTTCGGCCAACCCGTCCAAATCGACAACCACCGCCACCCCGGCGACGACTACGCTGGCGCTACCCGCCCAGCCAACGGTTGA
- a CDS encoding helicase HerA domain-containing protein codes for MTGSPLQDYLRDPGAALRAVLGALREFAVTAGPVAVPLFVVAAVVGVVAGRRWWARRCHDRMAADARVVTVLAPPTVDSDGAAALYANLVGLLRPGWKRRVFGQPHLVWDYVFSQAGMALRLWLPGIVPPGMAERAIEAAWPGAHTRTTPAEPPIPLSAPAGKVVDAVGGELRLARSEALPIRSDFPADPVRALLGAPAGLAAHERAVVQILARPVTGTRVRTARRAARRIRAGRSTKLASRLLDLITPGGGSRPSSTRAKPVLDNQTSLENAAQDRAIVAKQRGTQYETRVRYAVATLLPEHATGAERAAVHEHLRGRGHAIASAFAAFTEHNYYRRVRLPHPVRAVAERRLNKGDLLSIPELAALAHVPTDEAIPGLQRAGAKAVPPPPGIATEGPGIKPIGVSDSGRPRPVGLRVADARHHVHILGATGSGKSELMARMALEDADAGRGLVVIDPKGDLVTDVLMRLPARLGENVVLFDADSRARPPVLNPLEGPDTARTVDNLVSIFSRVYASSWGPRTEDILRSGLLTLRALPGTPALTDLPKLLTVPAFRARALEQICDDVLAGFWAWYDELSDAARAQVVAPLMNKLRGLLLRPFVRATLTGGRSTVDMSEVLDGGICLVRLGKGALGLDTAKLIGSLVVARTWQAATRRARIPQHERRDCGLYIDECHNFLNLAYPLEDMLAESRGYRMSIVLAHQYLRQLTPELAEGISANARNKIIYAASPEDARTLARHTAPRVTEHDLANLGRFHIAARLVLDSEEAPPFTAVTQKLPPAIPGRAKKIRHLALVNTTPPAEPCVEGRPAAADPRRTT; via the coding sequence ATGACCGGCTCGCCACTGCAGGACTACCTGCGCGACCCCGGCGCCGCCCTGCGCGCGGTCCTCGGCGCGCTGCGGGAATTCGCCGTGACCGCGGGCCCGGTCGCCGTCCCGCTGTTCGTGGTCGCCGCCGTGGTGGGTGTGGTTGCCGGGCGGCGGTGGTGGGCGCGCCGCTGCCACGACCGGATGGCCGCCGATGCCCGCGTGGTCACCGTGCTCGCCCCTCCCACGGTCGATTCCGATGGCGCGGCGGCGCTGTATGCCAACCTCGTCGGGTTGTTGCGGCCGGGGTGGAAGCGGCGGGTGTTCGGCCAGCCGCACCTGGTGTGGGACTACGTGTTCTCCCAAGCCGGGATGGCGCTGCGGTTGTGGCTGCCGGGGATCGTGCCGCCGGGGATGGCCGAGCGCGCGATCGAAGCCGCCTGGCCCGGCGCGCACACCCGCACCACCCCGGCCGAACCCCCGATCCCGCTGTCCGCCCCGGCGGGCAAGGTTGTCGACGCGGTCGGCGGTGAACTGCGGCTGGCCCGCAGCGAGGCACTGCCCATCCGGTCGGACTTCCCTGCCGACCCGGTCCGCGCTCTGCTGGGCGCCCCGGCCGGGCTGGCCGCCCACGAACGCGCGGTTGTGCAAATCCTGGCGCGCCCGGTCACCGGAACCCGAGTGCGCACAGCCCGCCGGGCCGCGCGCCGGATCCGTGCGGGGCGCTCGACCAAGCTCGCCAGCCGCCTTCTGGACTTGATCACTCCAGGCGGCGGATCGCGGCCGTCGTCCACGCGCGCCAAGCCAGTGCTCGACAACCAGACGTCGCTGGAGAACGCCGCGCAGGACCGGGCGATCGTGGCCAAGCAGCGCGGCACGCAGTACGAGACCCGGGTCCGCTACGCGGTGGCCACCCTGCTCCCCGAGCACGCGACCGGCGCCGAACGGGCGGCGGTCCACGAGCACCTGCGCGGCCGCGGGCACGCGATCGCCAGCGCGTTCGCGGCCTTCACCGAGCACAACTACTACCGCCGCGTCCGACTCCCCCACCCGGTCCGCGCGGTCGCCGAGCGGCGGCTGAACAAGGGTGACCTGCTCTCGATCCCGGAGCTGGCCGCGCTGGCGCACGTGCCCACCGACGAGGCCATCCCCGGGCTGCAGCGAGCCGGCGCGAAAGCCGTCCCGCCGCCACCCGGGATCGCCACCGAGGGGCCCGGGATCAAGCCGATCGGCGTCAGCGACTCCGGGCGCCCGCGCCCGGTCGGCCTGCGGGTTGCCGACGCCCGCCACCACGTGCACATCCTCGGCGCCACTGGGTCGGGCAAGTCCGAGCTGATGGCGCGCATGGCACTCGAGGACGCCGACGCCGGGCGCGGGCTGGTGGTCATCGACCCCAAGGGCGACCTCGTCACCGACGTCCTCATGCGCCTGCCCGCCCGCCTCGGCGAGAACGTCGTGCTCTTCGACGCCGACAGCCGCGCCCGCCCGCCGGTGCTCAACCCGCTCGAAGGCCCGGACACCGCGCGCACCGTGGACAACCTGGTCAGCATCTTCTCCCGCGTCTACGCCTCCAGCTGGGGACCGCGCACCGAGGACATCCTGCGCTCCGGGCTGCTGACCCTGCGCGCTCTGCCCGGCACCCCCGCCCTGACCGACCTGCCCAAGCTGCTCACCGTGCCCGCGTTCCGCGCCCGCGCGCTCGAGCAGATCTGCGACGACGTGCTGGCCGGGTTCTGGGCCTGGTACGACGAGCTGTCCGACGCCGCCCGCGCCCAGGTCGTGGCACCGCTGATGAACAAACTCCGCGGCCTGCTGCTTCGCCCGTTCGTCCGTGCAACGCTGACCGGCGGACGATCCACAGTAGACATGAGCGAGGTGCTCGACGGCGGGATCTGCTTGGTACGGCTCGGAAAAGGCGCACTCGGGCTCGACACCGCGAAGCTGATCGGCTCACTCGTCGTCGCCCGCACCTGGCAAGCCGCCACCCGCCGCGCCCGCATCCCGCAGCACGAGCGGCGCGACTGCGGCCTTTACATCGACGAGTGCCACAACTTCCTCAACCTCGCCTACCCGCTGGAAGACATGCTCGCCGAATCCCGCGGCTACCGGATGTCCATCGTGCTCGCGCACCAGTACCTGCGCCAGCTCACACCCGAACTGGCCGAAGGCATCTCCGCCAACGCCCGCAACAAGATCATCTACGCGGCCTCGCCCGAAGACGCCCGCACCCTGGCCCGCCACACCGCGCCGCGGGTGACCGAGCACGACCTGGCCAACCTCGGCCGCTTCCACATCGCCGCCCGCCTGGTCCTCGACAGCGAGGAAGCCCCGCCCTTCACCGCCGTCACCCAGAAACTCCCACCCGCCATTCCCGGCCGCGCCAAGAAGATCCGCCACCTCGCCCTCGTCAACACCACGCCCCCAGCCGAGCCCTGCGTGGAAGGCCGTCCAGCCGCTGCCGATCCCCGCCGAACCACCTGA
- a CDS encoding replication-relaxation family protein, which produces MLFEHHVLTSTQIVDIAFPSRRAANLRLRDLYQWGVLHRFQPHRTRGSHPMHYVLDTAGAVALAHETGLPPRNSATTANARSDAPTRCSSATPSAATACSPT; this is translated from the coding sequence ATGCTGTTCGAGCACCACGTACTCACCAGCACCCAGATCGTCGACATCGCCTTCCCCAGCCGCCGCGCCGCGAACCTGCGCCTGCGCGACCTCTACCAATGGGGCGTGCTGCACCGCTTCCAACCCCACCGCACCCGCGGCTCGCACCCGATGCACTACGTCCTCGACACCGCCGGCGCGGTCGCCCTCGCCCACGAAACCGGCCTGCCCCCAAGGAACTCGGCTACCACCGCGAACGCGAGATCGGACGCGCCTACTCGCTGCAGCTCGGCCACACCATCGGCTGCAACGGCCTGTTCACCAACCTGA
- a CDS encoding replication-relaxation family protein: MQLGHTIGCNGLFTNLIRHSRQLGATGRLTAWWSATRCGRHWGDIVNPDGYGRWQQRGREVEWFVEFDFGTEQLSRLAVKLTRYARLAETTGITTPVLMWFPTAAREAHARQTLADAQRALDQPAHVPIATTSAETAADPLDMTAARWRPVGDTGNNGRTPLADLPTLWPGLPAPANLGDHRPASSDPTRPRFGLVAPSPLPPPSPSWRRTA, translated from the coding sequence CTGCAGCTCGGCCACACCATCGGCTGCAACGGCCTGTTCACCAACCTGATCCGCCACAGCCGTCAGCTCGGCGCCACCGGACGCCTCACCGCCTGGTGGTCAGCCACCCGCTGCGGCCGGCACTGGGGCGACATCGTCAACCCCGACGGCTACGGCCGCTGGCAGCAGCGCGGCCGCGAGGTCGAATGGTTCGTCGAGTTCGACTTCGGCACCGAACAGCTGTCCCGCCTCGCCGTCAAGCTCACCCGCTATGCGCGGCTGGCCGAGACCACCGGTATCACCACGCCGGTGCTGATGTGGTTCCCCACCGCCGCCCGGGAAGCCCACGCACGCCAGACGCTGGCCGACGCCCAGCGAGCGCTCGACCAGCCCGCCCACGTGCCGATCGCCACCACCAGCGCCGAGACCGCCGCCGACCCGCTCGACATGACCGCGGCCCGCTGGCGGCCCGTCGGCGACACCGGCAACAACGGCCGGACCCCACTGGCCGACCTGCCCACGCTCTGGCCTGGCCTGCCCGCACCGGCCAACCTCGGCGACCACCGACCAGCGTCGTCCGACCCCACCAGGCCGCGTTTCGGTCTGGTGGCACCCTCACCACTGCCGCCGCCCAGCCCCAGTTGGAGGCGGACCGCGTGA